The Miscanthus floridulus cultivar M001 chromosome 17, ASM1932011v1, whole genome shotgun sequence genome has a window encoding:
- the LOC136515274 gene encoding uncharacterized protein, translated as MAVYYQEVRRLEDKFDDLKLNHVLRHLNEAADALMKAASGREPVPTGVFASDQHKPLVCYKGLERAEDGPSNLAPRANPPTAPSDPKVMELEEGLAPKPDPLDDWRMPYLDYLLHNTLPTDKMEARRLARRAKSFILVEGKLYRRSHTRIL; from the coding sequence ATGGCTGTGTACTACCAAGAggtccgacggctggaggacaagttcgacgaccTCAAACTTAATCATGTCCTGAGGCACCTCAATGAGGCAGCCGACGCACTCATGAAGGCGGCGTCcggtcgagagccggtgccaacgggcgtcttcgccagcgatcaacacaaacccttggtgTGCTACAAAGGGTTAGAGCGGGCCGAGGATGGCCCGTCTAATCTAGCCCCAAGGGCTAACCCACCGACTGCTCCATctgaccctaaggtcatggagcttgaagagggtcTGGCTCCAAAGCCTGACCCTCTGGACGATTGGAGAAtgccctacctcgactacctcctccacaacACACTACCGacggacaagatggaggctcgacggctcgcacgtcgcgccaagtccttcatccttgtagagggcaaactctatagacggagccacactaggatcctgtaG